A stretch of Pseudomonas sp. CCC3.1 DNA encodes these proteins:
- a CDS encoding aspartate aminotransferase family protein: protein MNLFNLRRSHSSLDQLTAESVPSHTSNPSARHCLMPSVERPAQEFVRGQGSWMWDSDSRAYLDFTQGGAVNSLGHSPAVLVKAMADQAQSLMNPGAGFFNRPMLNLAERLCHSTGSDQVHFLNTGAEANEGAIKLARKWGQLHRGGAHRIITASRSCHGRSFGAMSASGSATFDNRFEPQLPGFINVPFNDLPALHAAVDAQTVAIMLEPVQSDAGVIPATEHYLKGVERLCRELGILLILDEVQTGMGRCGTLLAEQHYGVRADIITLGKGLGGGVPLAALLARGKACCLAPGELGGTHHGNALMTAAGVAVLDTLLEKDFLPHVRDAGHYLREGLGRLANSYAQGELRGQGLFWGLTLSDDSAAEVVKAALYEGLLISAPQPDCLRFTPALCVSKGNIDEMLLRLARAFARVRTAQLHCRRGVAV from the coding sequence ATGAACCTGTTTAACCTGCGTCGCTCACACTCAAGTCTTGATCAACTGACGGCTGAGTCTGTGCCGTCGCACACCAGCAACCCCTCGGCTCGCCATTGCCTGATGCCCAGCGTTGAACGCCCGGCGCAGGAGTTTGTGCGTGGCCAGGGTTCGTGGATGTGGGACAGCGACAGCCGCGCTTACCTCGATTTCACCCAAGGTGGTGCCGTAAACAGCCTGGGCCATAGCCCGGCGGTGCTGGTCAAGGCGATGGCCGATCAGGCCCAGTCGTTGATGAACCCCGGCGCAGGTTTCTTCAATCGGCCCATGCTCAACTTGGCCGAGCGCCTGTGCCACAGCACCGGCAGCGATCAGGTGCATTTTTTAAACACCGGGGCCGAGGCCAACGAAGGCGCGATCAAGCTGGCGCGCAAATGGGGGCAACTGCACCGTGGCGGCGCTCATCGCATCATTACGGCGAGCCGCAGCTGTCACGGCCGCAGCTTTGGTGCGATGTCAGCCTCAGGCAGCGCCACCTTTGATAATCGCTTCGAGCCGCAACTGCCGGGCTTCATCAATGTGCCGTTCAACGACCTGCCTGCGTTGCACGCAGCAGTGGATGCGCAGACCGTGGCCATCATGCTGGAGCCGGTGCAAAGCGATGCCGGGGTGATTCCTGCCACCGAGCATTACCTCAAGGGCGTCGAGCGTCTGTGCCGTGAGCTGGGAATTTTGCTGATCCTGGATGAAGTGCAGACCGGCATGGGCCGTTGCGGGACCTTGCTCGCGGAACAGCATTACGGCGTTCGTGCCGACATCATCACCTTGGGCAAAGGCCTGGGCGGCGGCGTGCCCTTGGCGGCGCTGCTGGCGCGGGGCAAGGCGTGCTGCCTGGCGCCGGGTGAGTTGGGCGGCACCCATCACGGCAATGCGCTGATGACCGCGGCCGGTGTTGCAGTGCTCGACACGCTGCTGGAAAAAGATTTTCTGCCGCACGTGCGCGACGCGGGTCACTACCTGCGCGAAGGCTTGGGGCGGCTGGCCAATAGTTATGCACAGGGTGAATTGCGCGGCCAAGGCTTGTTTTGGGGCCTGACGTTGTCGGATGACTCGGCCGCTGAGGTGGTTAAAGCGGCGTTGTACGAAGGGTTGCTGATCAGCGCCCCGCAACCCGATTGCCTGCGGTTTACCCCGGCGTTGTGCGTGAGCAAAGGCAACATCGATGAGATGTTGCTGCGTCTGGCCCGGGCTTTCGCCCGCGTTCGAACAGCACAACTGCACTGTCGTCGCGGGGTGGCCGTCTAA
- a CDS encoding YqaE/Pmp3 family membrane protein: MELIKIIFAILLPPLGVFMQVGLGGAFWLNILLTLCGYIPGIVHAVYIIAKRSN; this comes from the coding sequence GTGGAACTTATCAAAATCATCTTTGCCATCCTGCTTCCTCCACTGGGCGTGTTTATGCAAGTGGGTTTAGGCGGTGCGTTCTGGCTGAATATTCTGCTGACCCTGTGCGGCTACATCCCGGGGATTGTGCACGCGGTGTACATCATTGCCAAGCGTTCGAATTAA
- the pqqD gene encoding pyrroloquinoline quinone biosynthesis peptide chaperone PqqD encodes MSFDRSKIPTWRPGYRFQYEPAQKGHVLLYPEGMIKLNDSAALIGGLIDGQRDVTAIIGELDKQFPGVPELGADIEQFMEVARAEHWIELA; translated from the coding sequence ATGAGCTTCGATCGCAGCAAAATCCCGACCTGGCGCCCCGGCTACCGTTTCCAGTACGAGCCCGCGCAAAAAGGCCACGTGCTGCTGTACCCCGAAGGCATGATCAAACTCAACGACAGCGCGGCCTTGATCGGCGGTCTGATCGACGGCCAGCGCGACGTTACGGCCATCATTGGCGAACTGGACAAACAGTTCCCCGGCGTACCCGAGCTCGGCGCAGACATCGAGCAATTTATGGAGGTCGCTCGTGCAGAGCACTGGATCGAACTTGCCTGA
- the pqqB gene encoding pyrroloquinoline quinone biosynthesis protein PqqB, whose protein sequence is MFVQILGSAAGGGFPQWNCNCVNCAGFRDGSLNAKARTQSSIAISDDGVNWVLCNTSPDIRAQLQSFAPMQPGRALRDTGISAIILMDSQIDHTTGLLSLREGCPHDVWCTDMVHEDLSTGFPLFTMLKHWNGGLNWHRIELEGSFTIAACPSLRFSPLPLRSAAPPYSPHRFDPHPGDNIGLIVEDLRTGGKLFYAPGLGKVDAPLLEIMAGSDCLLVDGTMWDDDEMQRRGVGTRTGREMGHLAQNGPGGMLEVLEQLPEQRKVLIHINNTNPILDEDSAERAELARRGVEVAFDGMSIEL, encoded by the coding sequence ATGTTTGTCCAGATTTTAGGTTCCGCCGCTGGCGGTGGTTTCCCACAGTGGAACTGTAACTGCGTCAACTGCGCGGGTTTTCGTGATGGCAGCCTGAACGCCAAGGCACGGACCCAATCCTCGATTGCGATCTCTGACGATGGCGTGAACTGGGTACTGTGCAACACCTCGCCCGACATTCGTGCGCAGCTCCAAAGCTTTGCCCCGATGCAGCCAGGCCGCGCCCTGCGTGACACCGGGATCAGCGCCATCATCTTGATGGACAGCCAGATCGACCACACCACCGGCCTGCTGAGCCTGCGCGAAGGCTGCCCGCACGATGTGTGGTGCACCGACATGGTCCACGAAGACCTGAGCACCGGCTTCCCGCTGTTCACCATGCTCAAGCACTGGAACGGCGGCCTGAACTGGCATCGCATCGAGCTTGAAGGCTCGTTCACCATCGCGGCCTGCCCGAGCCTGCGTTTCAGCCCGCTGCCCTTGCGCAGCGCGGCCCCGCCCTACTCACCGCATCGCTTCGACCCGCACCCGGGCGACAACATCGGCCTGATCGTCGAAGACCTGCGCACCGGCGGCAAACTGTTCTACGCCCCAGGCCTGGGCAAGGTCGACGCGCCGTTGCTGGAGATCATGGCGGGCAGCGATTGCCTGCTGGTGGATGGCACGATGTGGGACGACGACGAAATGCAGCGCCGTGGCGTTGGCACCCGCACCGGACGTGAAATGGGCCATCTGGCGCAAAACGGCCCCGGTGGCATGCTCGAAGTGCTGGAGCAATTGCCCGAGCAGCGCAAAGTGCTGATCCACATTAACAACACCAACCCGATCCTCGACGAAGACTCCGCCGAACGCGCCGAACTGGCCCGTCGGGGCGTTGAAGTGGCCTTTGATGGCATGAGCATCGAGCTGTAA
- the pqqE gene encoding pyrroloquinoline quinone biosynthesis protein PqqE has protein sequence MALPPKPEIGLPLWLLAELTYRCPLQCPYCSNPLDFAQQGKELSTEQWIKVFREAREMGAAQLGFSGGEPLVRQDLAELIGEARKLGFYTNLITSGIGLTEQKISDFKKAGLDHIQISFQASDEQVNNLLAGSKKAFAQKLEMARAVKAHGYPMVLNFVTHRHNIDKIDRIIELCIALEADFVELATCQFYGWAQLNRVGLLPTKEQLVRAERITNEYRAKLEAEGHPCKLIFVTPDYYEERPKACMNGWGSIFLTVTPDGTALPCHGARQMPVEFPNVRDHSMQHIWYDSFGFNRFRGYDWMPEPCRSCDEKEKDFGGCRCQAFMLTGDASNADPVCSKSPQHDLILKAREEAEHATQTIEQLAFRNERNSRLIAKG, from the coding sequence ATGGCGCTGCCGCCCAAACCCGAAATCGGCCTGCCGCTGTGGCTGCTGGCCGAGCTGACCTATCGCTGCCCGCTGCAATGCCCGTATTGCTCCAACCCGCTGGACTTCGCCCAGCAAGGTAAAGAGCTGAGCACCGAGCAGTGGATCAAGGTGTTTCGCGAAGCGCGGGAAATGGGTGCGGCGCAACTGGGCTTTTCAGGCGGTGAGCCGCTGGTGCGCCAAGACTTGGCCGAACTGATTGGCGAGGCGCGCAAGCTGGGTTTCTACACCAACCTGATTACCTCGGGTATCGGCCTCACCGAGCAAAAAATCAGCGACTTCAAAAAGGCCGGGCTGGACCATATCCAGATCAGCTTCCAGGCCAGCGACGAGCAAGTGAACAACCTGCTCGCGGGTTCGAAAAAAGCCTTCGCGCAAAAGCTCGAAATGGCCCGCGCCGTCAAAGCCCACGGCTATCCGATGGTGCTGAACTTCGTCACCCATCGGCACAACATCGACAAGATCGACCGCATCATCGAGCTGTGCATCGCCCTTGAAGCCGACTTCGTCGAACTTGCCACCTGCCAGTTTTATGGCTGGGCGCAGCTCAACCGAGTGGGCCTGCTGCCGACCAAAGAGCAGTTGGTGCGCGCCGAACGCATCACCAACGAATACCGAGCCAAACTGGAAGCCGAAGGTCACCCCTGCAAGCTGATTTTCGTGACCCCGGACTACTACGAAGAACGGCCAAAAGCCTGCATGAACGGCTGGGGCAGCATTTTCCTGACCGTGACCCCGGACGGCACGGCCTTGCCGTGCCATGGAGCTAGACAAATGCCGGTCGAGTTCCCTAACGTACGCGACCACAGCATGCAGCACATCTGGTACGACTCGTTCGGCTTCAATCGATTTCGAGGCTATGACTGGATGCCCGAGCCTTGCCGCTCGTGCGACGAGAAAGAAAAGGACTTCGGCGGCTGTCGATGCCAGGCCTTTATGCTCACCGGAGACGCCAGCAATGCGGACCCGGTGTGCAGCAAATCGCCGCAACACGACCTGATTCTCAAGGCGCGCGAAGAAGCCGAGCACGCCACCCAGACCATCGAACAATTGGCCTTCCGAAATGAACGAAACTCACGCCTCATCGCCAAAGGCTGA
- the pqqA gene encoding pyrroloquinoline quinone precursor peptide PqqA, translated as MSWTKPAYTDLRIGFEVTMYFASR; from the coding sequence ATGTCGTGGACTAAACCTGCTTACACCGACCTGCGTATTGGCTTTGAAGTGACCATGTACTTCGCAAGCCGTTGA
- a CDS encoding LysR family transcriptional regulator, translated as MDFKQLRYFVAVYEEGHVGRAAERLSISQPALSQQVRQLEHNLDVTLFERSSKRLLPTLAAHTLYNHALPLLDGLQRAKEALRNFQGHALRTIAIGVLQTVHTSLVPQMLERVRQAQPHLVVQIYELTGLEIERRLLNGSLDIGISYLPPRQPGLHGTPLYEDELQLVIPADHPLREFKKVSLTQAAELPMLLLGEEFQVRQIWQAQLASLGRRPQVQAELNTMAAILDSLLHTRLATVLPGRSRHEHDHPALLWKPLTEPRVPLKVGLVCRDVQRQQATMGLLRTLLEEVMNHQEVTL; from the coding sequence ATGGATTTCAAACAACTGCGTTATTTCGTCGCGGTGTACGAAGAAGGCCATGTCGGCCGTGCCGCCGAGCGTCTGTCGATCTCGCAACCCGCGTTGTCACAACAGGTCCGCCAGCTCGAACACAACCTTGATGTGACCCTGTTTGAACGCAGCAGCAAACGTTTGCTGCCGACGCTGGCCGCCCACACGTTGTACAACCATGCATTGCCGCTGCTCGACGGGTTGCAGCGCGCCAAAGAGGCATTGCGAAACTTCCAGGGCCACGCGCTGCGCACCATTGCCATTGGCGTGCTGCAAACCGTACACACCAGCCTGGTGCCGCAAATGCTTGAGCGCGTGCGCCAGGCGCAACCGCATCTCGTGGTACAGATTTACGAACTGACGGGGCTGGAGATCGAACGGCGCTTGCTCAATGGATCGCTCGACATCGGCATCAGCTACCTGCCGCCGCGTCAGCCGGGGCTTCACGGCACGCCGCTGTACGAAGATGAACTGCAACTGGTGATCCCGGCGGATCATCCTTTGCGCGAATTCAAGAAAGTCTCGCTGACCCAAGCAGCCGAATTGCCGATGTTGCTGCTGGGAGAAGAGTTTCAGGTACGCCAGATCTGGCAAGCGCAACTCGCCAGCTTAGGCCGCCGCCCACAGGTACAGGCCGAGTTGAACACCATGGCCGCCATACTCGACAGCCTGCTGCATACCCGGCTGGCGACTGTGCTGCCGGGGCGTTCACGTCACGAACATGACCATCCGGCCTTGCTATGGAAACCGCTGACCGAGCCTCGGGTGCCGCTGAAAGTGGGGTTGGTGTGCCGCGACGTGCAACGCCAGCAAGCCACAATGGGGCTATTGCGCACCTTGCTGGAAGAGGTGATGAATCATCAGGAAGTGACGTTGTAG
- a CDS encoding acyl-CoA dehydrogenase C-terminal domain-containing protein encodes MADYKAPLRDMRFVLNEVFEVASLWAQLPALAESVDAETVEAILEEAGKVTAKSIAPLSRSADEEGCHWHDTVVTTPAGFVDAYRTYAEGGWVGVGGNPEFGGMGMPKSVSAQVEEMINSSSLAFGLYPMLTSGACVSINAHASEELKATYLPNMYSGEWAGSMCLTEPHAGTDLGIIRTKAEPQADGSYKVSGTKIFITGGEHDLTENIIHLVLAKLPDAPAGPKGISLFLVPKFRVNADGSLGDRNPVTCGSIEHKMGIQASATCVMNFDEAVGYLVGEPNRGLAAMFTMMNYERLGVGIQGLASGERSYQNAVEYARDRLQGRSATGAQAKDKIADPIIVHADVRRMLLTMKASNEGGRAFSTYVANQLDIAKFSEDPTARARADGLVALLTPVAKAFLTDLGLETTVHGQQVFGGHGYIREWGQEQLVRDVRITQIYEGTNGIQALDLMGRKIVGNRGADYRVFADEIRHFIASASGDLSEFTQPLAAALDNLDQLTAWVLERSQQNPNEIGAASVEYLQVFGYTAYAYMWALMARTALGKVADDAFYVSKLGTARFYFARLLPRIHSLSASVKAGSESLYLLDEAHF; translated from the coding sequence ATGGCTGATTACAAAGCGCCCCTGCGTGATATGCGCTTCGTCCTCAATGAAGTGTTCGAGGTTGCTTCTCTTTGGGCGCAACTGCCTGCATTGGCAGAGTCCGTTGATGCTGAAACGGTTGAAGCCATTCTCGAAGAAGCAGGCAAAGTGACTGCCAAAAGCATCGCACCATTGAGCCGCAGCGCTGACGAAGAAGGCTGCCATTGGCATGACACCGTGGTCACGACGCCAGCCGGTTTTGTCGACGCCTACAGAACCTACGCCGAAGGCGGTTGGGTCGGCGTAGGCGGCAATCCTGAGTTCGGCGGCATGGGCATGCCTAAGTCGGTGTCGGCGCAAGTCGAAGAAATGATCAACTCCTCAAGCCTGGCATTCGGCCTGTACCCGATGCTGACCTCCGGCGCCTGCGTGTCGATCAATGCCCACGCCAGCGAGGAATTGAAAGCCACTTACCTGCCCAATATGTACTCGGGCGAGTGGGCCGGTTCCATGTGCTTGACCGAGCCACATGCCGGTACTGATCTGGGGATTATTCGCACCAAGGCTGAGCCGCAAGCAGACGGCTCTTATAAAGTCAGCGGGACCAAGATTTTTATCACCGGCGGCGAACACGACCTGACCGAAAACATCATCCACCTGGTGTTGGCCAAGCTGCCGGATGCCCCGGCCGGGCCCAAAGGTATTTCGCTGTTTCTGGTGCCCAAGTTCAGGGTTAATGCCGATGGCAGCTTGGGCGACCGCAACCCGGTGACCTGCGGCTCTATCGAACACAAAATGGGTATTCAGGCGTCGGCCACCTGCGTGATGAACTTCGACGAGGCCGTCGGTTATCTGGTGGGCGAACCTAACCGTGGCCTGGCGGCAATGTTCACCATGATGAATTACGAGCGTCTTGGGGTCGGTATTCAGGGCCTGGCGTCGGGCGAACGTTCGTATCAGAACGCAGTGGAATACGCCCGTGACCGTCTGCAAGGGCGTTCTGCAACGGGTGCACAGGCCAAAGACAAAATCGCTGACCCGATCATCGTGCACGCGGACGTGCGTCGCATGCTGCTCACCATGAAAGCTTCCAACGAAGGTGGTCGGGCTTTTTCGACTTACGTGGCCAATCAACTGGACATCGCCAAGTTCAGCGAAGACCCGACCGCACGTGCGCGGGCCGATGGCCTGGTGGCCTTGCTGACGCCGGTGGCCAAAGCCTTTTTGACCGACCTGGGGCTGGAAACCACCGTTCATGGCCAACAAGTGTTTGGCGGCCACGGCTACATTCGCGAGTGGGGCCAGGAGCAATTAGTGCGTGATGTGCGCATCACGCAGATCTACGAAGGCACCAACGGCATTCAGGCGCTGGACCTGATGGGGCGCAAAATCGTCGGCAACCGCGGGGCGGATTATCGGGTGTTCGCTGACGAAATTCGCCACTTCATCGCCTCTGCTTCTGGCGACCTGAGTGAGTTCACTCAGCCGCTGGCGGCGGCGCTGGACAACCTTGACCAGTTGACAGCTTGGGTCTTGGAGCGTTCGCAACAGAACCCCAACGAAATCGGCGCTGCGTCGGTCGAGTACCTGCAAGTTTTTGGTTACACGGCGTATGCCTACATGTGGGCACTGATGGCCCGCACGGCGTTGGGTAAAGTGGCTGATGATGCGTTCTATGTCAGCAAATTGGGCACTGCACGCTTCTACTTCGCGCGTTTACTGCCGCGCATCCATTCGTTGAGTGCGTCGGTGAAGGCCGGCAGTGAGTCGTTGTACTTGCTGGATGAAGCACACTTTTAA
- the pqqC gene encoding pyrroloquinoline-quinone synthase PqqC codes for MTQAPLSTAEFEAALRAKGAYYHIYHPYQVAMYEGRATREQIQGWVANRFYYQVNIPLKDAAILANCPDREVRREWIQRLLDHDGAPGEDGGIEAWLRLGQAVGLDPDQLRSQELVLPGVRFAVDAYVNFARRASWEEAASSSLTEMFAPQIHQSRLDSWPQHYPWIDPAGYEYFRTRLGQARRDVEHGLAITLQHYTTYEGQQRMLEILQFKLDILWSMLDAMTMAYELDRPPYHSVTDQRVWHKGITL; via the coding sequence ATGACCCAAGCCCCTCTCTCCACCGCCGAGTTCGAAGCCGCGCTGCGGGCCAAAGGCGCGTATTACCACATCTATCACCCGTATCAGGTGGCGATGTATGAAGGCCGCGCGACCCGCGAGCAGATTCAGGGCTGGGTCGCCAACCGCTTCTATTACCAGGTGAACATCCCGCTCAAAGACGCCGCCATTCTGGCCAATTGCCCGGACCGCGAAGTGCGACGCGAGTGGATCCAGCGCTTGCTCGACCACGACGGCGCCCCCGGTGAAGACGGCGGTATTGAAGCCTGGCTGCGTCTGGGCCAGGCAGTCGGTCTGGACCCGGACCAACTGCGCTCCCAGGAACTGGTCCTGCCCGGCGTACGCTTTGCGGTCGACGCCTACGTCAACTTCGCCCGTCGCGCCAGTTGGGAAGAAGCCGCCAGCAGCTCATTGACCGAGATGTTCGCGCCGCAAATCCACCAGTCGCGCCTCGACAGCTGGCCGCAGCATTACCCCTGGATCGACCCGGCCGGGTATGAATACTTCCGCACCCGTCTGGGCCAGGCCCGCCGCGATGTGGAGCACGGGCTGGCGATCACCTTGCAGCACTACACCACCTACGAAGGCCAGCAGCGCATGCTCGAAATTCTCCAGTTCAAACTGGATATTCTGTGGAGCATGCTCGATGCCATGACCATGGCTTACGAACTGGACCGCCCGCCTTATCACAGCGTGACCGACCAACGTGTCTGGCACAAAGGAATCACCTTATGA
- a CDS encoding S9 family peptidase, giving the protein MNETHASSPKAEPFSAALAVAAGIDFAELRVGPQGLFWNEYRPQDGASRIWHWRDGQPHCLTPADFSVSSRVYEYGGGSFCLSDDGVVFVNEKDQQLYRHALDGSAPQALTQGTCRYGDVQCAKGLILAVEQEADLHRLISIDLATQQRQVVAEGADFYAAPTLSPNGQRLAWIEWSKPHQPWTSTRLMLAEGQIDGHWNAAHCMAGERSEESLQQPRFNEHNRLYCLTDRAGFWQPWAESGEGLVPAQSAAADHAPAPWQLGGRTWLPLGEQHYLATWTEAGFGRLGIHAADGSVEEFTGDYSRFRCLALDDGFIYCIAASPVSPSAIISIRRSDKQVSVLAGGVAPLPPEHISRPQTLRYPSGNGEAHGFFYPAMHGESTPPLVVFVHGGPTSACYPMLDPRIQYWTQRGFAVADLNYRGSTGYGREYRQALHLNWGKVDVEDACSVVSYLAEQGLIDGDNAFIRGGSAGGYTTLCALAFKDVFRAGASLYGVSDPIALTRTTHKFEGDYLDWLIGDPVRDAERYAARTPLLHANQIRVPVIFFQGELDAVVVPQQTRDMLKALEDNGIPAKAYYYPEERHGFRKASNQAHALEQEWLFYSDLLNH; this is encoded by the coding sequence ATGAACGAAACTCACGCCTCATCGCCAAAGGCTGAACCTTTCAGCGCCGCCCTCGCCGTCGCCGCCGGTATCGATTTCGCAGAGCTGCGAGTCGGCCCACAGGGCTTGTTCTGGAACGAATACCGCCCGCAAGACGGGGCCAGCCGCATTTGGCACTGGCGGGATGGCCAACCACATTGCCTGACCCCCGCCGACTTCAGCGTGAGCAGTCGGGTGTACGAATATGGCGGCGGCTCGTTCTGCCTGAGCGATGACGGCGTGGTGTTCGTCAACGAAAAAGATCAACAGCTGTATCGACACGCCCTGGACGGCAGTGCCCCGCAAGCGCTGACCCAAGGCACCTGCCGTTATGGCGATGTGCAGTGTGCGAAGGGTCTGATACTGGCCGTCGAACAAGAAGCCGATCTACATCGTCTGATCAGCATTGACCTGGCCACGCAACAGCGCCAGGTCGTGGCCGAAGGCGCCGACTTCTATGCCGCCCCGACCCTCAGCCCAAATGGCCAGCGTCTGGCCTGGATCGAGTGGAGCAAGCCGCATCAACCCTGGACTTCAACCCGGCTGATGCTTGCCGAAGGCCAGATCGATGGTCACTGGAACGCCGCGCACTGTATGGCTGGAGAGCGCAGTGAAGAGTCGCTGCAACAGCCGCGCTTTAACGAGCACAATCGCCTGTACTGCCTCACCGACCGCGCAGGCTTCTGGCAGCCATGGGCCGAGTCGGGCGAAGGGCTGGTGCCAGCGCAAAGCGCCGCTGCCGATCACGCCCCGGCGCCTTGGCAACTCGGCGGCCGGACCTGGCTGCCGCTGGGCGAACAGCACTATTTGGCGACATGGACCGAAGCCGGGTTCGGCCGCTTGGGTATTCACGCGGCTGACGGCAGCGTCGAAGAATTCACTGGCGACTACAGCCGGTTTCGGTGCCTGGCGCTGGATGATGGGTTTATCTATTGCATCGCTGCGTCGCCAGTCAGTCCGTCGGCGATTATCAGCATCCGTCGCAGCGACAAGCAGGTCAGCGTGCTGGCCGGTGGTGTTGCGCCGTTGCCGCCCGAGCACATCAGCCGCCCGCAAACCTTGCGCTACCCATCAGGCAACGGCGAAGCGCATGGCTTTTTCTACCCCGCCATGCACGGCGAAAGCACACCGCCGCTGGTGGTCTTCGTCCACGGCGGCCCGACGTCAGCCTGCTACCCGATGCTCGATCCGCGCATCCAGTACTGGACGCAGCGCGGCTTTGCCGTGGCCGACCTCAACTACCGGGGCAGCACCGGCTATGGCCGCGAATACCGTCAGGCCTTGCACCTGAACTGGGGCAAAGTCGATGTCGAAGACGCCTGCTCAGTCGTCAGCTACCTGGCCGAGCAAGGGCTGATTGATGGCGACAACGCCTTTATTCGCGGCGGCAGCGCGGGCGGCTACACCACCCTGTGTGCGCTGGCGTTCAAAGACGTATTCCGCGCAGGCGCCAGCTTGTATGGCGTGAGCGACCCGATTGCCCTGACGCGCACGACCCACAAGTTTGAAGGCGACTACCTCGACTGGCTGATCGGTGACCCCGTGCGCGATGCCGAACGTTACGCCGCGCGCACGCCGTTGCTGCACGCGAACCAGATCCGCGTGCCGGTGATCTTCTTTCAAGGTGAACTGGATGCGGTCGTGGTGCCCCAGCAAACCCGCGACATGCTCAAGGCCCTTGAAGACAACGGCATCCCGGCCAAGGCCTATTACTACCCCGAAGAACGCCACGGCTTTCGTAAAGCCAGCAACCAGGCCCATGCACTGGAGCAGGAATGGTTGTTCTACAGCGACTTGCTAAACCACTGA